A DNA window from Agarivorans sp. TSD2052 contains the following coding sequences:
- the fbaA gene encoding class II fructose-bisphosphate aldolase: MSKIFDAVKPGVISGDDLQKVFAIAKENKFALPAVNVVNTDTINGVLEAAAKAKAPVVVQFSNGGAGFFTGKGVKLEGQGAAIQGAVAGAKYVHAVAESYGVPVILHTDHAAKKLLPWIDGLLDAGEEFFAQTGKPLFSSHMIDLSEESLEENIQICGEYLARMAKMNMTLEIELGCTGGEEDGVDNSDMDASELYTSPEDVAYAYEKLTAISPRFTIAASFGNVHGVYQAGNVVLTPTILRDSQAYCAEKFGIAPNALNFVFHGGSGSSQAEIQESIGYGVIKMNIDTDTQWASWDGVRAYYVENEAYLQGQIGNPKGDDQPNKKFYDPRVWLRKGQESMVARLEQAFADLNAVDVL; this comes from the coding sequence ATGTCTAAGATCTTCGATGCAGTAAAACCTGGTGTTATCTCTGGCGACGATTTGCAAAAAGTTTTTGCTATCGCTAAAGAAAACAAGTTCGCACTTCCAGCGGTTAACGTAGTTAACACTGACACCATCAACGGTGTTTTAGAAGCAGCAGCAAAAGCTAAAGCGCCTGTTGTTGTTCAATTCTCAAACGGCGGTGCTGGTTTCTTCACTGGTAAAGGCGTTAAATTAGAAGGCCAAGGCGCTGCGATTCAAGGTGCTGTAGCTGGTGCTAAGTACGTTCACGCTGTTGCTGAATCTTACGGTGTTCCTGTGATTCTTCACACTGACCACGCCGCTAAGAAATTGCTTCCTTGGATTGACGGTCTACTAGACGCGGGTGAAGAGTTCTTCGCTCAAACTGGTAAGCCTTTGTTCTCTTCTCACATGATTGACCTTTCTGAAGAGTCTTTAGAAGAAAACATCCAAATTTGTGGTGAGTACCTTGCTCGCATGGCTAAAATGAACATGACCCTTGAAATTGAATTGGGTTGTACTGGTGGTGAAGAAGACGGCGTAGACAACTCTGATATGGACGCGTCTGAGCTTTACACTTCTCCAGAAGACGTAGCTTACGCATACGAGAAACTAACGGCTATTAGCCCTCGTTTCACTATTGCTGCTTCGTTCGGTAACGTACACGGTGTTTACCAAGCGGGTAACGTAGTACTTACTCCTACTATTCTTCGTGATTCACAAGCTTACTGTGCAGAGAAATTTGGTATCGCTCCAAATGCACTTAACTTTGTATTCCACGGTGGTTCTGGTTCTTCTCAAGCTGAAATTCAAGAGTCTATCGGCTACGGTGTTATCAAAATGAACATCGATACTGATACTCAATGGGCTAGCTGGGACGGCGTACGTGCATACTACGTTGAAAACGAAGCTTACCTACAAGGCCAAATCGGCAACCCTAAAGGTGATGATCAGCCTAACAAAAAATTCTACGACCCACGCGTTTGGTTACGTAAAGGTCAAGAAAGCATGGTTGCTCGCTTAGAGCAGGCATTTGCTGACCTAAATGCAGTAGACGTACTGTAA